Part of the Bacteroidales bacterium genome, ACCATTGCTTGAGTTAATTATCAGGAAATTAATTCATTACAAATTTGATGAAATAATTATTAATGTTCACCATTTTTCTAATCAGATTATAGAGTTTCTTGAACAAAATAAATATTTTGGAATTAATATTCATGTATCTGACGAATCTAAAAAATTACTTGATACAGGTGGCGGATTAAAAAAAGCATCATATTTCTTTAACGATAACAAAGCTTTTCTTGTTCATAATGTAGATATAATCTCAGATATAAATTTTCAACAATTTATTGAATATCATAATAAATCAGGTGCTTTAGCAACTTTAGCTGTTAGAAACAGGAATACAAGCCGTTATTTTTTATTCGATAATAAAATGAATCTTTGTGGTTGGGAAAATAAAATCAAACACGAAAAAATTACCAAGCCAACAGCAGACAAGTTTAAAAACACTGATATTCAATTAGTTCCTTTTGCTTTTAGTGGCATACATATTATTGAGCCTCGTATTTTTTCATTAATTGAACAAAAAGGGAAATTTTCAATTGTTGATGTTTATCTTAATCTGATGGAAGAACATAAAATTATTGGATATGACCATACCAATGACTTATGGTTAGATGTTGGCAACAAAATAAACCTTGAAACTGCTAATAAATTACCAAATCTTTAAATCTGGCAGATTTTAAAAATCTGGCAGATTTGTATAGAAATTGTTGATTTTTAATCAATGATTATATCTTTATATTTCTCTGCATCAT contains:
- a CDS encoding nucleotidyltransferase family protein, with amino-acid sequence MKAMIFAAGLGTRLKPITNKIPKALVEINGKPLLELIIRKLIHYKFDEIIINVHHFSNQIIEFLEQNKYFGINIHVSDESKKLLDTGGGLKKASYFFNDNKAFLVHNVDIISDINFQQFIEYHNKSGALATLAVRNRNTSRYFLFDNKMNLCGWENKIKHEKITKPTADKFKNTDIQLVPFAFSGIHIIEPRIFSLIEQKGKFSIVDVYLNLMEEHKIIGYDHTNDLWLDVGNKINLETANKLPNL